Genomic DNA from Excalfactoria chinensis isolate bCotChi1 chromosome 22, bCotChi1.hap2, whole genome shotgun sequence:
CCACCTGGCGGCCTGAGGAAGGTGATTCTTTGTTTAATAATCGGTATAATTTAAACAGGAACTGCCCCACGTCGGGTCTGACCCCCCGCAGGCATTCTGGAAACTTCAGAGTATGTGAAGAGGGACGTCGGCTCACAGTTGTTAAACTGTCACATGAAATGACATAGATGAACACTTCCCAGCTGCCCAACCAAAGGGCAGCGCTTTGGCAGCTCCATTGATTTCCTTATTTACTTCATTCATTGCCTTCAGAGCCAACCACCAGCATCGGAGGGACTTCCATCCCCTACGACTCATCTCACATCCCCCCCAGACCCAACCAGTTCTGTCCTGGCAAGGCTGGTGTTGGTTTGGCTCAGCACCTTCACACCAAAGCACGGGATAACATTCCCCACAACCCCCTCCACCTTATGATTTGAACTAGCTAATTCCTTAGTCACTTCCCAGGGCTCACAGTTCTGAAGGGACTTTGCCAGCCACTGGCAAGTATCCACCGTGTTAAACTTGCTTTAAATATCAATGATGACAAAGACCTCTGGCTTCTCTTCTTCACAGATCTGCATGGCTGAGTAAGTTATGGCTTTGACCTCTGTGCCCTAGAGAGGAAAGACACAAGGCATGGATTTTCTACATGACACCTTGTAGCACTTCATAGTGATACATAATATTTACCACTTTCTACAAAGGGCAGTTTTTCTCCCCCATATGTTGTAAGTGTATTTGTTCCAAACATACTGTTTGGACAAGCAATAACAACAGTGATAACAGTGTGAGAAACAAACCTATGTGAGCACTCTGACTGCAGAGCGGCTCTTTTTTACTGTGCATCACAAAACCTGCATAGTTTGCCATGGTGGAGAAAGCATCAGCTCAACAGTtcagaaatgcattcaaaaaGCGTGGCAGAAAGTGAGACCTGAAGTCAGTAGTGCCTGTGATAGGTTTGATTTTGAAGAACCCAACCCTTCCCATCCTACTCTAAAACATAAGCAATATACAGACGTACCTGGGGGTGTTTTTGTAAAGAGAACTCTTCTCCCCACCtttaaaggcaaaaagaaaaggttgtATTGTTAACATCTAATCAAATGTTACAGCCGGTTTCATTGGTGAGCATTGGATGGTTAGGCTCAAATTAAAACCTCAAAGGAAGGGCAGGAGCTCCTTTGTATAAAGTAACCGTGACCTTCTGCACCTCACGGTATTTCACAGTGGTGACTGGAGGGCAGTTTTTGTCATCATGGAAGATATTAATTACTCGATGGGTCATTGAAACTCACCCAATAGATCTTATTTTGAATCGCATTCGGTCGATGTAAAGCACTTTCACCtcctgcagagaaaacaagtgCAAAAACCCGTCACCAACACTTCTGTCTTAGGGCACTGAATCTCATTAGCAAGAATATTCCACTGTTTATATGAAATCTAAACCCAGAGAACTGGAGCATCTCAAAGCCAGGAACTACTACTAATGACGGCACCTAATGACTGGCAGTCTTGGAAACAAAGCTAAGTGTTTGCTTCTCAGCTCTTTGTGTCTTATTCTCCTGCTTCAAAGTGATCTGCTGAGTCCCCTTTTCTTCCTAAAAGGACACTGCATTCAAAAGTGGCTTATCAGAGAAAAGGCTTGTCCTGCCAAATGGAAATAGAACAAAACACGGCACTTACCCTGGGTATAAAGAACTCATTAGCACTGAACTTATACAGCCACTCATCCAAGAAGTGGAAGAGAAGGGACAACATATCATGTCCTGCATGGTTGAAGCAGAGAAGGTAATCAGCTGATGGTCCCAGCCAGAACACCCAAACGTTTAACATGTTTATGAGCAGTTTTTACCTTCTGCTTCTACTTCGATGGTGTCCAGAGGCTCCACAGTCCCCGTATCAGTCATGTACCCAAACATGGCCATGGCGCACTGCTCAAATGCTTCTTCCAAAGTGTCTCCCCATGCGTGTAGCCTAGAGAGACACGGGGTAACTCACTGCTCTTAACCACACAATCCCAATGTACTACACAGGAGAGAAGTATGAATGTAAGAACAAATGCAAAGGAGGTTACTGCACAGAAATGCCTGTCTACACTTCCATGTTTGGGGAGATTACggagatttttcttcttacagGATGTGAGAAGAATTTCTtag
This window encodes:
- the ZBTB8OS gene encoding protein archease, which produces MAGEERDYNLTEEQKAVKAKYPPLTRKYEYLDHTADVQLHAWGDTLEEAFEQCAMAMFGYMTDTGTVEPLDTIEVEAEGHDMLSLLFHFLDEWLYKFSANEFFIPREVKVLYIDRMRFKIRSIGWGEEFSLQKHPQGTEVKAITYSAMQICEEEKPEVFVIIDI